agtcaattacagcctgaagtctggaatgcatagacatcaccagacgctggatgGTCACATATAAAATCATGTGTTACAATCGCGGTCACGTGACCAAGCGGCTCCAGGAAGTATTCAAGATACAGACATATATCCATCACTAGGCAACCATTCAAGCATATCAACGTCACCAATTGGCGGGGTAATTGCAAAACATTGGGTTAGTGCTCAGGATAAAGATACCTATTCATTGCCTGGCACCTGCTCTTACATGTCGACGTCATCGGTGGGCGGGATGGTCGGAAAACATTAGGTTAGACTATTGGGCAATGCTAGTCCACCGCATGCAGTGCTCCAATGATATATATACCCTGGGGGTTTGCCAGGTCCACAGACCCCAGGGAAGTGTTACAGAGTTTACAAGGCCGGTCCTTATAGTTTCTGACGTAGCAATAATTATCTATAAGCTATCCTTAAATCAGCAGCTATCATAGTCAAGAACCTACATAATAGGTAATtgtgatgttgtgatagatcactgtgacctttaccctttttctcctgatgcatgatgggggaggaggagctgtaccaggaagtcagacagtgtgtgtgaggggaactggaagcagacacatgaggctgagaagggattacatctgataaggacagaagctgttggaataagactcctccatgtaagaatgccataatgttctgagtaataaaccttgctctggttaagtagtacatcggcctgtgtgcgtaacttgctgagcagatactggcagcattgccagcagcacctgagagacaCAGAGTGTCCAGGGGACATAACAGTGGCGACGAGGATTGTGGATTTTAGCACACATGGCCTTCATAGGGTTTATTCTACCATTTGATCCTGCAGCTGAGTCATGGATCTCCTGGGTGGAGAGGCTGGAACAGTATATGGAAGCGAATAATGTGACTGTTGAAAAGAGAAGTGCAGTTTTTCTCACTGCATTGGGTCAAGCTGCATATGGAACCCTCAGAGACCTTGTTTCTCCAGACAAGCCAGCCTCTAAGTCCCTGCCTGAGTTAATTCAGACGCTACATACACACTACAACCCGAAGCCGTTGGAAATCGCGGTGCGGTTTAAATTCTACGGTAGAAGGCAGCAGGCCGGGGAGGATATAAAGACATATATCATTGCTTTACGTAAACTGGCTGCCACTTGTCAGTTTGGAGACTACCTACAGACGGCTCTCCGTGACATGTTCGTCATGGGACTCTGCGACCCAGCCATACAGAAACGTTTACTCACAGAACCCGACTTGACTCTGACGAAAGCCACTGACCTTGCTACGGTCATGGAGTTGGCAACACGGGACGCCACCCTACTGAAGGCACCACCTACAACTCCTGCAAGCCAGGGTGAGGAAATATTCCACACTGCTATCACTCAACGCTCGAGACGCCCGTCCCCTGCCACTCAGCTTAAACCTCGCCACCCTAATTCTTCTGTCTCTGGGACCCCGACTTGCTACCGTTGTGGTAACACTACTCACAGTGCGCCTGCTTGCAAGTTCAAGGATGTCGTTTGTTTTCGCTGTGGGAAGACTGGTCATATTGGGCGCGTTTGCCGCAGCTCTCGCTCCCCGAACACTACCACTAAAGATAGACGTAAACAGACATTCCGTGTGGATATGGACAATAACGGTTTTAGCTCTGATGAGGAGACATGTCTCCAGCATGTTGGACTGTTTCGAGTAGCTGGGAGTACTCCGGCGATTAAAGTGGATGTCACACTCAATGGCTGTCctgtctccatggatgttgatacAGGGGCAGCTGTGTCTGTCATTTCATGGACTGATTTAAAGGCATCGGGTCTGTCCCTGCCGCTAAAACCTACAAAGCTCACGCTACAAACCTACAGCAAGGAACTACTACAGCCCTTGGGTTATGTAAAGCCCCTTGTTGCATTAGGCAACCACAGTCAAAGTCTACGCCTTTATGTTGTAAGGAATGGAGGTcctccgctgtatggaagggactGGATCAAAGCCCTGGGCATGCCTCCTTTTACCATTGGCCAATGTACATTGCTTTCTAAAGTAGACCATTGGGTGGAATCCCTGAAGTCacgttttaaagaggtttttgagGACTCTTTGGGCACCGTAAAAGGAAAGATGGCCCACCTCCTCTTGAAGCCTGGTGCTACACCTCGTTTTTGTAAGGCAAGATCAGTACCTTTTGCCTTGCGGAAAAAAGTGGAAGCAGAGCTGGACCACCTATTGGCTGAAAAGATCATAACGAAAgtggatagaagtgaatgggcatcACCAATTGTGCCTGTCAAGAAAAAGAATGGAGACATTAGGATTTGTGGTGATTTCAGGGTAGCTCTGAACAACCAACTTCTTGTGGATCAATACCCATTGCCTCGACTTGAAGATTTATTTGGCTCACTGGCTGGGGggcaaaagtttacaaaaatagacttAAAGCAAGCTTACCTGCAACTGCAAGTACACCCAGATTCACGCCATCTGTTGACCATTAACACTCATAAAGGATTATTCCAGTATAACCGCATGGTTTTTGGCATAGCCCCAGCTCCAGCCATCTGGCAGCGGATCATGGATGAGGTACTGGCAGGAATACCTTTCACCCAATGTCTACTGGATGACATGCTCATCACTGGTCCCACTGATGAAGAACACAGAAAGAATGTTGAAGCTGTGCTAgggagactccaaaagtatggtttaCGTGTCAATCTGTCAAAATGCGAATTTCTCAAGTCTCAACTGGAGTTTTGTGCCCACACGGTGGACCGTCATGGGTTACACACTACTGAAGAAAAGGTTAAAGCCCTTACCCATGCCCCTACCCCCCGGAATGTCACCCAGCTCAGGTCCTACCTTGGCCTCCTAAATTACTACCACCGTTTCTTGCCGAACCTAGCGCACCAGCTCTACCCATTACATCGCTTACTGGATGCAAGAGCTAAATGGATATGGACAGACAAATGTGAAGAAGCTTTTCGGCTTTCTAAAGAACTCATTCTGTCTTCTCGAGTTCTGGTCCACTATGATTTAAAGAAACCCGTCATCCTGGCTTGTGATGCCTCGCCTTATGGACTGGGTGCAGTGCTTTCCCATGTCATGCCGGATGGCACGGAGCGCCCCATTTCTTTTGCCTCCAGGTCTTTAACCTCAGCAGAACAAAACTACTCCCAGATTGACAAGGAAGCTTTGGCCATTgtatgggccacaaaaaaatttCACGCGTACGTCTATGGTCGGGAGTTCACACTTATCACTGACCACAAACCTCTGTTGTCAATACTGAACCCTCAGAAAGGAATTTCTACAACAACCGCATCTCGCTTACAAAGGTACGCTTTATTTTTAGGAGCTTATGCTTATTCGATCAGATACCGCTCCCATGATACCCATGGCAATGCAGATGCATTTTCCAGATTGCCACTAAGAGATGACCACCCACTAAGAGAGGTACGTGTAGTGGAAGTACACAGGCCACAATCTTGCATGTCCACCTCCCTGATTGCCAGACATACAGCCACAGATCCTTTCCTGTCTCAGATATTCTCTTATGTTCAGACTGGATGGCCAGGGAGTGTTTCAGGTGACTTTCGTCCGTACTTTGCCAGAAAATGTGAGCTTGTGACTAATGCTGGTTGCCTACAATGGGGCAATAGAGTGATTGTACCCCAGTACTTGCAATCAACCATGCTAAGGATACTGCATGAAGGCCATCCGGGTGTGGTGCGCATGAAGCAGCGGGCCCGGAGCTATGTTTGGTGGCCACAAATGGATACAGCAATTGAAGATTATGTTGCTCAATGTCCTGGGTGCTGTCAAGCCCAGCGACCCCAAAAGAGAGGAACCCTGCAACCTTGGCCATGGCCAACAGAACCGTGGTCCAGACTCCATCTTGATTTTGCTGGCCCCATCCAGGGTAAAATGTATTTGATCGTGGTAGATGCACATTCAAAATGGCCGGAGGTTTTTTAAATGCCTTCTATTACCTCAGGTGCTACCATTCTAGTCTTAAGGAAGCTCTTTGCTCAATTTGGCTTGCCTACAGCCATAGTCTCCGACAATGGAACTCAATTTACATCGCATGAGTTTCAATCCTTCCTTAGTGGTTTGGGTGTCCAACACTACAAAACAGCTCCTTATCATCCAGCTTCAAATGGGCTGGCAGAACGATTTGTGCAGTCATTTAAGAAGCACTTACTGTCCACTCTGGACCAGGTTGGACTGTCAGAAGAGAAGCTGCTGGAATTCTTGATCATGTACCGTAACACGAAACACGCTACTACTGGGCTGTCACCGGCTTTTCTTATGTTTGGCAGGCATCTCCGCACCAAACTTGATTTAGTTCGTCCGCAGGAGCAGTCACCAACACCTCCTCCGccgggccgtctgggattccgtgCCGGTGATCTTGTATGGTCTCAGAATTACAGAGCTTTGCCTCCTTGGCTTCCTGGCGTTATTGATGGAACTCTTGGCAGAAGAATGTACCTTGTCCGCCTGGAGGAAGGCATTTGTGTTCGGCGACACCTTTCACAATTGAGGAAACGCATTTGCCGGCCACTAGTGACAAAACCGACCCTTCTTTCTGACCACCCACCAGAGTCTACTCTGAACTCTGCTGGTGACATATGGCATGGTGTCTGGCATGATCCCACAAGTTTACACCCAAACCCTGAACCGGTTGGTGACCATATTCCTGAGGAGCCCGGACATGtgcctgaagttacagagactgATTTGTCTGTGGGACGCCCACTGACATCTCCAGTACCTTTGACTGACTTTATTCCTCCCGGTGCTGTACCTCTGCGTAGGTCTACCCGTCAAAGACGTCAAACGCCTCGCTGGCAAAGTGCTGAAATCTTACGGGACACATTGGAGGTCAAGGAACAGAGACAAAGGGCTCATGAAGTG
The genomic region above belongs to Bufo gargarizans isolate SCDJY-AF-19 chromosome 4, ASM1485885v1, whole genome shotgun sequence and contains:
- the LOC122935818 gene encoding uncharacterized protein K02A2.6-like, with translation MAHLLLKPGATPRFCKARSVPFALRKKVEAELDHLLAEKIITKVDRSEWASPIVPVKKKNGDIRICGDFRVALNNQLLVDQYPLPRLEDLFGSLAGGQKFTKIDLKQAYLQLQVHPDSRHLLTINTHKGLFQYNRMVFGIAPAPAIWQRIMDEVLAGIPFTQCLLDDMLITGPTDEEHRKNVEAVLGRLQKYGLRVNLSKCEFLKSQLEFCAHTVDRHGLHTTEEKVKALTHAPTPRNVTQLRSYLGLLNYYHRFLPNLAHQLYPLHRLLDARAKWIWTDKCEEAFRLSKELILSSRVLVHYDLKKPVILACDASPYGLGAVLSHVMPDGTERPISFASRSLTSAEQNYSQIDKEALAIVWATKKFHAYVYGREFTLITDHKPLLSILNPQKGISTTTASRLQRYALFLGAYAYSIRYRSHDTHGNADAFSRLPLRDDHPLREVRVVEVHRPQSCMSTSLIARHTATDPFLSQIFSYVQTGWPGSVSGDFRPYFARKCELVTNAGCLQWGNRVIVPQYLQSTMLRILHEGHPGVVRMKQRARSYVWWPQMDTAIEDYVAQCPGCCQAQRPQKRGTLQPWPWPTEPWSRLHLDFAGPIQGKMYLIVVDAHSKWPEVF
- the LOC122935482 gene encoding uncharacterized protein K02A2.6-like translates to MPSITSGATILVLRKLFAQFGLPTAIVSDNGTQFTSHEFQSFLSGLGVQHYKTAPYHPASNGLAERFVQSFKKHLLSTLDQVGLSEEKLLEFLIMYRNTKHATTGLSPAFLMFGRHLRTKLDLVRPQEQSPTPPPPGRLGFRAGDLVWSQNYRALPPWLPGVIDGTLGRRMYLVRLEEGICVRRHLSQLRKRICRPLVTKPTLLSDHPPESTLNSAGDIWHGVWHDPTSLHPNPEPVGDHIPEEPGHVPEVTETDLSVGRPLTSPVPLTDFIPPGAVPLRRSTRQRRQTPRWQSAEILRDTLEVKEQRQRAHEVLRKSQN